In Limnochordia bacterium, the following proteins share a genomic window:
- a CDS encoding isocitrate/isopropylmalate dehydrogenase family protein: MAYKMTLIPGDGIGPEIADAARRCIDATGVEIDWEVVDAGIDVIDQYGTPLPAHVLESIRKNKIALKGPITTPIGHGFRSVNVTLRQELGLYACVRPSKYYPGVRSRYQDVDLVVIRENTEDLYAGVEFPKDSAEAQQIIAMAKDKIRPDSAISIKPISVTGTRDIVRYAFEYAVANGRRKVTAITKANIMKCTDGLFYDVAREVAKDYEGQIEYEERLIDNMCMQLVQKPEYYDVLVLPNLYGDIISDLCAGLVGGLGMAPGANIGKEMAVFEATHGSAPKYKGLNKVNPVALILSGVMMLRHMQEQEAADRLEQAVAAVIKEGKSVTYDMKPDPTDPTAVGTKEMADAIIEKLKA, encoded by the coding sequence ATGGCATATAAAATGACCTTGATTCCAGGGGATGGAATTGGGCCTGAGATTGCCGATGCTGCAAGGCGTTGTATTGATGCCACCGGTGTAGAGATAGATTGGGAGGTTGTTGATGCGGGAATTGATGTGATTGATCAGTATGGCACTCCGCTGCCTGCCCATGTGCTCGAATCGATTAGGAAAAACAAGATAGCATTGAAAGGACCGATTACCACTCCAATTGGCCATGGTTTTCGTAGTGTGAATGTGACGCTGCGTCAGGAGTTGGGGCTCTATGCTTGTGTGCGACCATCGAAGTACTATCCTGGGGTACGTAGTCGGTACCAGGACGTAGATTTGGTGGTTATCCGGGAGAACACCGAGGACCTGTATGCGGGGGTTGAGTTTCCCAAGGACAGTGCCGAGGCCCAACAGATTATTGCCATGGCAAAGGATAAGATCAGGCCCGATTCGGCAATTTCGATTAAACCCATCAGTGTCACCGGTACAAGGGATATCGTCCGGTATGCCTTTGAGTATGCGGTGGCCAATGGACGTCGTAAGGTGACGGCGATCACCAAGGCGAATATTATGAAATGTACCGATGGTCTTTTCTATGATGTGGCCCGGGAAGTTGCTAAAGACTATGAGGGACAGATCGAGTATGAAGAGCGCCTCATCGATAACATGTGCATGCAGCTTGTGCAAAAGCCGGAGTATTATGATGTCTTGGTCTTGCCCAATCTGTATGGAGATATTATTTCCGATCTGTGTGCTGGGCTTGTTGGGGGATTGGGCATGGCTCCGGGTGCGAACATTGGTAAAGAGATGGCAGTCTTTGAAGCCACCCACGGTTCCGCTCCGAAGTATAAGGGACTGAACAAGGTAAACCCTGTGGCCTTGATTCTCTCTGGAGTGATGATGTTGCGGCATATGCAGGAGCAAGAGGCCGCAGACCGATTGGAGCAAGCTGTTGCTGCGGTGATCAAAGAAGGTAAGTCGGTCACCTACGATATGAAGCCCGATCCCACCGATCCAACAGCTGTTGGTACAAAGGAAATGGCTGATGCAATCATAGAAAAGCTTAAGGCTTAG
- a CDS encoding 3-isopropylmalate dehydratase small subunit, which translates to MKLQGEAWKFGDNISTDHIAPGRLFHLRSNLPELAKHVLEDADPDFAKKVQKGDFVVGGSNFGLGSSREHAPTIIKLAGVSAVLAKSFARIFFRNAINVGLPVLICDTDQIQQGDELEVDLEMGRILNKTQNVTLEFSPLPPVMLQILQDGGLAAHVQKHGDLKLDT; encoded by the coding sequence ATGAAGTTACAGGGAGAAGCATGGAAATTTGGAGATAATATCTCCACGGATCATATTGCTCCGGGCCGTTTATTCCACTTGCGTTCCAATCTGCCTGAACTGGCCAAGCATGTGCTGGAAGATGCAGATCCTGACTTTGCCAAGAAGGTACAAAAGGGAGATTTTGTAGTAGGCGGGAGTAATTTCGGTCTCGGTTCTAGTCGGGAACATGCACCGACCATTATTAAGCTGGCAGGAGTAAGTGCGGTTTTAGCCAAATCCTTTGCCCGCATTTTTTTCCGCAATGCGATTAACGTGGGACTACCGGTTTTAATCTGTGATACGGATCAGATCCAGCAAGGGGACGAGCTAGAAGTAGACCTAGAGATGGGTCGTATTCTGAACAAGACCCAAAATGTTACTCTGGAGTTTAGCCCCTTGCCTCCGGTGATGCTGCAGATTCTGCAGGATGGTGGATTAGCAGCCCATGTGCAAAAGCATGGGGACTTGAAGTTAGATACCTGA